GGATTCCTGCACTCCCTATCACGGTATCATGTTGGAACTACGTTATCTGCCGGAATGAGGGTGTGCGTGCAGATACGGGGTGCAGCTGCATGGACGCAATCACAAAAGAATGTTTTAACGAACGTTGTCGATATCGGGCGTATGCCGCAAGGTAAACTTGTTTCGTCCGCGCTATTCACTCAGATAATCGCAAGGCTTCCTACGTTTCTTGCAATTATTTCATCCTTGCATTGCACCTTCCACGCTATATTAACCGTAAGTTGGGCCACAAGACCAGCAGGTAAGCAGAAACACACTTGATATTTCTCATGTTTCGCGGGCATGTAGGCATGTCTAAACAAAAATAAGTACGTCATGAATGTCAGCGACTTGCACAAAAAGTCTGAAGCGAGCAACAAACAGATAAGTATTAACATGTCAGCCCAACTCATTTGGCGCGAATCTTCTATATGAATCCTGGGCGCGTAGCACAATAAAGAGAGGTTTGTAAGTTTGAAACGAAAGGACCTTCCTTACCTCATCCACCACCAGCGGTGTGTTACGCGAGAAGAAAGGGTGCGCCTACTTGTCACGGTACATACCGACTCCTGCAAAATGTAAGCCTACAGCTACCACGAACTCAGCCGCAAGCAGTCGAAacacctctagaatttcgaccgCGAAGTCATCCATATCGTCGACAGCCCACCAAAATATGAGCCCTTCAAAGAGCTGGGCCCGCCTGGCTGCGGCTGCTGGCGATCGCAGAGCACGCAAACCTTGCGCAGATGGACCGCCTTTTGCTACAGTACACCCGGACTCCAGATCCCTTAGATCCCCTTAGATCCTTAGCTGGGGAATGTAGCTACTTTATGATTGTCCGATTGGCTGGAAAATCTCGCTGTCTTACATGGCCGCCTACAGCGGGAGGCTTAACCGGAGCTCTCTTAGAGCTGTTCCGGCGGCAAGGGTAACTCTTCCGACAGCGATGGCGATGATGCTACAGTACAGCCACTTTTGGAGGCGACGGAGGTTCACCACCAGGTAAAGCTGGTTACCCTGGAACCGGGCGTTGGCCAGGGTCAACTGGAAGCATCATTCCTAGGAAGGTCGCCGCTTTTGAAGATATCGTCGTCACGATTCGTAGGAAAAGACGGCTTCCTCCTCCGGCCGCAGCCGTTCTTAGTACAGGGAAGATTGGGGGCCTTTGTTTTCCCCTGGCCCGTGGGATAACGCAATTTCGCGCTATTGTGGGCGCCCCGCCGAAGGAGCTTATAGGCCGATGGAAGGCGGTAATGGTCCCTGGGCTAACTTTTGGCAAGGCGGCGTCGCACGAGAAAGTATACAGGGAAGTTATACTGCCCAAACTCTATCACTCAGAGACACACAGAAAGGACAAACACGAGACGATAGACAGCGGTTGTCCACAATGCTGTGTGCAGTCTCGTATTAAGTTTTTTTAGTGTGTTTCCGATCGCACTGTATGGTTCTTGATGCTTCCGAACCAATCAGCCCACCGAAAATGTCAATGACGAATATTTTCCAGTTGTTAGGGTATAGGCGGAAGAagacgtgaaaaagaaaacagtgacgCTACAAACCTGGGATGACATGATTTGCTAATGACAAATGACAATGGTACACTGCCGAACATAATCTGGGGTCACGTGGGCGTATGACTTGGTCCAGTTGGGGCCGGCGGTGGAGGGGTATGACACATCTAACACTCTCACTTTTTTTACCGCGGACAGGCGAGAAATGTATTTGCAACAGACGTGTTTCGTCATTGGTTCTTGCCTGCGTGAGATAGTATTGGGCTCACCTTCAGTGTTCGCGTGCGTCGAGTACATAGTGCGCGTTCTTAAGTGTCAAATGCAAGACCAAGAACAGATTTTCCGACGAAGTAACATTCCGAGTACTTCAGGCCGACAGGCTAAGATAGACACCACTTCTTGGTTTCACATTTTCATAGACAGAAAATTGTTACATAAATGAATGGTTTGGTAAACTGGTAGAGGAGGAGGCCCCAAAGCAAAGCTGTCAGGGGGCCTCCTACTACAAAACGCCCgtacaaacaaaaataaataggCAGGAATGAGGAATGCAGATGAATTCACCGGTAGAGGAGAGAGGATGAACGAGGTCTTTTTCTCAAGCAGCCACGGTCATCCGTAGCACTTGACGATAATTCGTCCCCCTTCGCCGTCTTTCCAGGCTGCTTATCGGTCAAACGCCATCGCCAAGCCCTCATACGCTGGATCAGGCCACACAACGATGGCAGCTATTGGACAAGGGTGAAGTGTTTTGCACGGGGAGAATGACCCACACTGAAGAGCCCGCAAACTGAGAGAGATAAGAGCTAGTTTTGACTGTGTAAACTCGGATAAGCCTCACTGCCTTCTGATCGCGCCGTCTATTGGAGGGCCACAACTGAGAACCAACCAATGCCTGTGCGTGGAGCACTTTTCACTCCACTGCGCTCTAGAGCCAGGTCTTGTCTGAGCAAGAGCTTGATTcgcgcaaataaaaaaatgcagcaaaTAACAAATAACAAAGTCAACAAAAAGTTGCTGGCCAGCGGCGCCGCCGTGACCAGACCGGCTGTGTCTGTGATTGGTCGTTCGCTTCACCAGCCGCTGCTTTTTCCGTCGGCGCTTCGCACTGACGTCACGACGAAATTGAATTAATATAGAACAGACTGttacagaatacggccccaggttgTTTTAACTGAGCACTTGTATGGCTCGTACATAACCACCACACTTTTGGATATATTTTTATTTGCTTATGCACGTCTTGTAGGGCCTGATGTAAGGCGCATAGCGCGTTTTCCTAGGGTTAGTATTGTGTTCCTTAACCTCTAAGATAAAGGGAGCGCAATAGCCTACTGGGATAAAATATTCAAGAGATTACTGCGGAGTATTTTGTCGAAAATGTCGTGACGCACAACTGTTTcacatgctgtcaaaacagctgtGTACAGCTCTCTGCCCAGTTCGGTTAGAACTCAACAATTCTTACAGGTTTAGTGCAAATATTCTCACTTCATTTCAGTTGACTAAAGAATTAGCAATACCAAAAGAGCGAATAGTAATGGTACTTCATAAGATGTTTCGTGTTGTACTTAATCTTCGTGTACCGTCAGCGTACACGTCAGAGCGAGAAACTGTGCACCTCATACTGGCCTTCAAACACAGTAATGAATCATGCAATACGTGGTCATTGCAGGAATAACATCACCATAACCTTGAAGTGGTGTTTCACCCTAATTCTTATCGTATCTCAGCACTTACTGAGGAAGGTCCAAGCCCCCGGGATCACTCGGACATGTTTCGGTAGGTCAATAACAGAGATAAAAAATGGTCCTAAGAAAGGATTCGGTATATTCTACAGGCTCTGGAAAATAAATTCCTGCAGACTGCTCCACTAAGTTATTAACGCGGCCTGAAAACAAGCCTGATTAGCGCAGCCTTATAAACAGCCacttcagccgccgcggtagctgagtggttatggcactcggctgctggcccgaaagacgcgggttcgatcctggccgcggaggtcgaatttcgatgaaggcgaaattctagaggcccgtgcactgtgcgacaagttaaacaaccccaggtagtcgaaatttccggagcccttcactagggcgtctctcatagcctgagtcgttttgggacgttaaactcgtataaaccaaACCTTATAAACAGCAACTTGAATGTCTTAAACCTGAATATCTTAAACAGCAAGGGCTGTTGCTATCCGTGGAGTTTATCGGGTTAtcgagtcgtttttttttcctagtAGAAGACTCCTATCTCTCACGAAGTCTCGTGGAGGAGGTCAAATGTCGGCGCAATGCGACGCCAGTACTGAAGTCGCCATAATGCGCATAATCGCACTTGCCTGGCTAGGGAAGCCAAACCTACGACCGGTGTACTGGGTAATATAGGCTCAGAGAATTTGTTGACGAGTGGCGAATACCTAATACTACGTTGAGAATAACCAGCTCATACAGAGATTTGCGCTCTAGCGGGGCTTTAGAAAGGATGGAAGCATATCAAAGGCCACTTTCTGTAATCGTTGTGAAGGTTATCAGCTGCTTTCAATTCAGTAAGGCACAGAAGCTTCTCAGGCCATGCAGCTATTCTGACTGTTAATTAGACTCCACAGAATTACCGTGGAAAACGCGACAGCAACGTATACGGGCCTTTTCGTCAACATTTCACGATCTATTGTTCTGCTATTAAATATGAGTGATGTGTACCGCCATCTTCTGTGGTGGCGCGAACCAACTACACCAAACATCCTACTAAACACGTATGCGCTTGCATTGCACCCATGACCGCGTTAGCAAAGGAACTTTTCAATCACGCACCGCGTGCACCGGTTCACGCTTCTACGATACGCAACACATTACACATATTGAGTGTAAAGGTAAATAGTGGACAGGGCACTATGCAATAGATTGGAAGAGGCGAACATTTTATTTGACGCACGAAATTTTTCTATTTATGCATAAGCAACGAGGGACGTCTATAAAAAGACTATTCCGCTTTCAACCCGTGTCCCTTCACAATTACGCGTTAAACTGACACCTTCGAACTGCCGTAGCCTACTTGCGGTCACTGCTAGGTGGCAGCACATGCATTCCGCGCGGAGCACTCGTGGCTGGCGAGGAATCAACCTTGGGAAGCATCGAAGACAAAAGAAGAGCAGCTGAAGGAAGGGTAGGCGGCTTTCGACAACGACAGGCTCCGCCGCTGCTCCCCCCTTTGTGGGCGTCATCTCGGGCGGGGTCCTCGATTTCCGGAAGCTCCTGCTGCTCGTCCTCTGATGAATCGCCTCGAGGATGCCATAGTTTAGCGACTGTGAGCTCAGGGCGCTCGATGACTGTCGGTACCAAGGCACCATCATCCGAATCCTTCCAGTCTCCGGGGTCGAATGGCTGCGCCGCAGCGCTGGAGTGACTAGGTGGACCATCTGGAGGGCGCAGCCGTAAGGTGGTGCGCTGTGACGGCTTGACTACTTCGCCTGCAGGTAGATTTTCCGAGTAGCCTTCTGTCGGTCTTTCTGCATCAAAAAAAGAAGTGCCTCTGAGCCCGTACACAGCCTCGGTCAAGAGTCTACGGGGTAGATTCTTTGCTGCTGACGCATGCAGTAGTACGGTCACGGCTCTCTCATGCATCCGAAGATAAGTTGAGGCGAGAGTTCTCACAGTTAGAAAATTGAGAGCTTGGGAAGGGCCGTAAGTATATTTCTATACGGATTCTTCTTTCCTTCCATCAGGTGAATGATCGTCAACAAGGCCAAGCCCACTGCAGCACAAATCCTCAATGTCTACCACCCTTTGTTCTGTCCCTTCCCTTGGTACCCCTTCTGTCACCCTAAGAGGTTATCGGTCGTCTGTTCCCGCGTGCCAGGTTTTACTGAAGTCCATTCAGTTCAGTTATCTTCACCTACGATATCATTCGCTTGATGTCCGTTCCGCCTTGCTTCATGTCTCGTGACGCTACAGTTATCGCGTCTTTTTCGACTACTTACTGCAGACTCTTGAGTTATAATCTTCAACTTTTTCGCCAGGCCTCTAGTTTCGATGTTCTAAGAGCAATCGCAAGCTAAATGGGTTAGGTATATTTCTTCTGAGACACTTCGGTACGTTTTCCGTGTAAACATGCACATACAAAGTCCCTCTCGCGTCCAGAATTGTTAGAGCAGAGATGATTGAAGTGGTATATACTCAAAGGACAATCGGGATGGCACTCCTCAATTCCCACGCGTTATTGGCGGCTTGAGAACAGTTAGGCTAAGCCGGCTACCTATTGTCATGCTGGCTATACAAACAGACGCCCAGTAGCACCGGTTGTGAGCTTACTTTAACTTGAGCACGGTCTCTCGTGGAAATTCGCCTCAagctcctgttgaaaatattgGCGTATAGAGATTAAATAGCTCTGAAGTCAGTCCAAGTAATTTTTAGGTTATATCGTTTTCAAGCGTTAAGCCTTACCTTTCTCGCCTTCTCCACGTGTCGAGGTCAGGCCGACATCGCAGAGCTTCCGGGCATCCGCCATCCGAAAGCCGAAAACACCCCCATAGACGCCGGCACTTAAGGCTCCTCGGTGCCTTGTACTGCCACGGTGAAGCAGCCTGGTTTCGTGGCGGGAGCGGTAAAAAAAGGACagcgcattttcttttttccacGCTACCACCTTTACTACTACTTCTTCCTATCCTAAAACATACTTGCGTAAGCCACCGCTTTCCTTAGCATAGCATTTAGCGATGAGCATGCCCCAGCCCTCAGTTTCCTAAAGCTTCGAGCTGAAAGAAGGCGCCTGTCGAGTATATTTGCGTAAGACAGCTTATACATATCTGGAAATTccgaatactttttttttctcatttcacaGTGCCTAAAGAGAGGGCAGGCAATTGTCCTACGCTCTGCTGATTCAATTTTACTTCGATACAATAGCTAACGAAACTAGGTAATATTGCGCAAACCTGAGAAGCGTGGGCAACTTATGATTGCATTCTTAAAATGAGGAGACGCGTATCTTTCTTCTTTAAGTGCGAAAACAGTAGTAGTGTCACAGTTCAAAAATTCTGGTGCCTGTATGCTGTATGCAGCCTTGAATCAACGTAAGAACCACCCACTGGTCCCAACCTCCCTGCTGCATCGTCTTAGGTAGAGGGCTGTCCACACATCCACCGCCACTCACTATTCCCCTCCCCATTCCACCCCAGCCCACTTTCACATTGCACAGGAGCCGTCCACTACTCATCCACCAAACCCTACCCTCCAATAGCATCACTTCTACCCTCCTCAAGGCCTCCATCGACTAGAAGCTCACGCATCGCCGGAACGAAAAAGCAACAGCGAATTCGAACTCAAGGGCAAAACAGAAAGTCAAGCTACCCTGAATCCAGGAGCGTCCACCTTCATAATGCAGAAAAATTCTTCCGCGTGTGTGAATTcttggctttaaaaaaaagcattcattAGAGCAAAATCATCAGCAATCACCGAGGGCAAATCCAACTGTCGCTTCAGATGTCTGATCctccggtaattttttttttggcaacggATATTCATCATAATCGTAAAATCCGATTGAGACGAAGAAACACATTAAACACCCAAGTACAAATTGAGTGTACTGAAGTTCCGTTTTCAAATCCAATCTTCTTAGTGATACCGGTGTGTTTTGCTGCCTAATAAGCATCAACATAGCCAGAATGCGACATTCTGTCGCTTCTTCACATAGAACAAGAGTCCGATGGAGTTTTCCTGGATGTCGCTTTAAGGACTACCAACTTGTCCAACAATCTAACGTATTGCGACAATTTATACAATGATTCTAACACCTCGGATTGTATACGGCATTTCTTTTACAGCACGTCGTATACATCCCAACTGACCTACCTCCTCAGGAACACGCTCACAAGGATCGGCACCAACAAGATGGCCATCCGCGAAGGCTCGGCGTCCCGAAGCCACTCATCGGCGGAAAAGGCCCGGGCGATGGCCTCCAGTCGGCGCCGCCAGCGGATGCTTCTCAGGACCGCCATGAACCTCTCGTGCAAGGTGGCCCCGGGGATGCGGGCCACACGGGACATGCTCTCTGGCCGTGCCCGTGAGGACATGCCCAGGTAGGGGGCCCAGGACCGGTCCAGAAATTTCGCTTCGAAGAGCGCGTTAAGAAAGCGATCGTGGATTGTCCTTCCGTGACTTTGCGTGGCAGCTGgcaaggaaaagaaataaaacgaGGAATAATCGaggacttcttttctttcttaTATTGTCTCATTTCTGTGCTTGCTTTCGCTATGAGACGAAAAACAATATACGAAAATATTTTAGGCCATTTAGTGTGACATCTTTCCAAGAAATATATGGCTGGAATATGGCCACACTCTTGTTCGTGATGGCCATAAAATCTTGCGTTGACTGGCTAAATAAACGCATTTTCCAAGTGGATGTACTGAGCGACAAAGGTCCTGTAGACAGGACTCGGTGTGCTTTTAGGTGGCTTGTACGTACGTATGGCGTAGTATGGTACGTGGGGACTAAATACATGAAAGGTTACTTATGAGAACACATGCAATAAATGTCTCACGCTCGAGAAACACTGAGCTGCACCGTGAGGGAAAGGATGcaagaagggatgaaagaaacaaaaaataaagaggcACCTTAGTAAACAGCTAATGAATAATTTGGAGCACAAGAGATTTTTTAACCTGCATTGTCATCACCCAGCTCCCAGGCGGGGTTCCCATTTTTACCCATTTCGTAAGATAGGCACCATACAGAAGTactgaaataatttcgacaaccggCAGCTTTTCTAACGTGCACCGACACTGCGCAATACACGAACGGTTGTTGCATTTTGTTTCCATGGAAATGTGGTCACTGGTTCAGGGGCACGATCGCCCGACCTTGTGTTCTGCAGCTGACAGCCATGACCACTAAGTCACTGTggtgagttccactcggccacatTTCGGTCGAGACGAAATACAACCACGGTTGGCATTTGCGGTTTTGATGCACGCCAAAAACGACAGGAGGTCCAAGGCACACTGGGTCCCTCCTCTACGAAGTGCTTTGTAGTCCCGGATCTACCTTTTCAACCTATAAACGCATCATTGTACAGCTTCAACGCGTCGTTACATTGTTAGAAAGCTGCCTGAGGCCACCTTGCTCAACACTTCAGGCATTAACAGGTACGATAGAAGAGTAAGGTGAAACTCACTCGTCACGTTGGAGGAACTACGCTGTGTGCTGTGTCCTGGAACGCCAGCATTTGGCGTGGTCTGATTGCCGGCTAGCCAAACGATCGCATCAATCCAGTCCAGGATTCTAACGACGTCTGCGCTTTCCATGTTGCTGATGACAGACCAGACTGCGAAGCCGCACAGGACGAAGCCGAGGCCGGGGAGGACTTTAAGCAACGGGGCCATCGCAAGCGCacgtttcttcttctttcttttggttcacgcggttcgggtgtgGAACTACACCAGTAAACCTGGGGTCAACGCTGCCAGCTCGAGATGTCTTGGCATTGTGCGGTGCCTGGGGACAAATAAAATCATTACAGAAAATAAATTCATAAAATTATATTTAAAATAAAGACTGCCCCAGTCTCAAACAAGGCCAAGCCCCTAACCTTCCTCTCCCTTTCGGAATTGAGGAAAACGGACCAGGTTATGTCATCCGAATTTAGCACAAGTAATGAAAGACAGAAACGATAGTTTAAAGACCCTAAATAAAGACTGCGGGGAACCATTGTAGTAAAATTGTAGTAGAATGGGTTTGTGTTCCCGGCGTCTTCTCGGTGCACCTTAAAGGCTTTTTTCCCCTGGAAGGCCAGAAACACGCAGTGATCGCGACAATCCTCGGCCCAACTTCTCCTCTTTTATGTCGGGCGTAGCTATCTTTCGTGTGTGCTTAATCCCACCTGCTTAATGAACCTTTTCAACTAATAAGCTTCTTAACTAAATTCTAaaagttaactttttagctattttTAGATAGTTGAGTGATGACCATTGCAGTTGTTGAATTGCAAAAAAATCGATATCCGATGGCTCTGTATATCAGCAAAAACCATCACATcagcaaaacaaataaaaatctCGCGCCCGCAGTGAGCGCTTAGCGACGTCCTTCAAATCACGTCACTCTGAGGCGTAGGTGTCACGTGGCCTTTTCTGCCATGCATCGGCTGGCGTAGAGAGAGCAACACTATTAAGATTTCCTTAAAACTCCCTGACAATAACAACTGCTCAAATTGGAAAAGAAATTAGGAAGGAACTACTCTATAAAAGTTGATTAAACTTCGCAGACTGCACTAGTATATTGTCCGCCACAAGCGACAAAAATATTGCTGTTCGGCACTCAGATACAGAGCAGATATACGTGGCccaaaatagccaaaattttcaATATATATTTAAAAGGCAGTCGAACGAATAGTGTTTAACGAAGGCACATTCTGAGACCATTTGGTACTTGACAAACATCTATTCTATACGTAGGCCAATAAAAGAACTGTCCTAAGTGAAGTGGTTTCTGCTCAAAAGTTGTGTAAGTCGTTCATAAAAACGAAATTACCTCATTGGTTATCTGCAATACCACCTTTTGTTCAGAGGATAATGTAGCTAAAGTATAGCTGTGTGCATTGACTTTAAGGTTTCTAAAgatgtcaatattgttctgttggaACAAGAACAACACGCAGAAACCTGGCGCGAATATAGCCTAAAATGGAGGAGTCGCTCGGCTGGAGTGGGACCCCCGCCTTATGCATATTGTTTGTGCGTTTGCAACCCAAAGGCAAGCAAAAACTCGATCTCATGGGTATACCGAGCTTAAACGAAGATCAATTGTAAAGGGTGAGGTGGAGGCCATGAAATGATAAGTGACCAACTTAAATGTTCCTTTAACGGGTCGACCATGCTGGCAGTGGTGTGTACCAAACATACGAAAACCAGCGACTAAAACTGAACACAagacgtggtgcagagcagagtGCTGGAATAATAATTGATACTTAACCGACAAATGCCGAacccaagaaaacaaaaaaaaaaacgcatgcgtATCAGGCGCACAAAACTTccgcgtagaacgtcatctaaaatATGTTCAACCTTCAGACAACCTGCGCATTAAaaattattctttttctttcatatttAGAGGACACACCTACTTTTTAGTACCACTAAAGGCGTAGGCGTCTTTTAGATTATGTTCCTCGTGGGCGTTTTGGGCGCCTGATATGCGTGCATTGTTTGGTTTCCTGAGTTCGCCCTCTTTCAGTAAAACATCAGTTGTTAGTCCAGAGCTATCGTGTGTGCTTCGTCCTCTTGTGCTCCCGCTTTTGTCGCCAGTAATGCATTATGCTTGAGATGTTACTTTGTGTGGA
This portion of the Amblyomma americanum isolate KBUSLIRL-KWMA chromosome 10, ASM5285725v1, whole genome shotgun sequence genome encodes:
- the LOC144107496 gene encoding uncharacterized protein LOC144107496 isoform X1 is translated as MAPLLKVLPGLGFVLCGFAVWSVISNMESADVVRILDWIDAIVWLAGNQTTPNAGVPGHSTQRSSSNVTTATQSHGRTIHDRFLNALFEAKFLDRSWAPYLGMSSRARPESMSRVARIPGATLHERFMAVLRSIRWRRRLEAIARAFSADEWLRDAEPSRMAILLVPILVSVFLRRLLHRGSTRHRGALSAGVYGGVFGFRMADARKLCDVGLTSTRGEGEKERPTEGYSENLPAGEVVKPSQRTTLRLRPPDGPPSHSSAAAQPFDPGDWKDSDDGALVPTVIERPELTVAKLWHPRGDSSEDEQQELPEIEDPARDDAHKGGSSGGACRCRKPPTLPSAALLLSSMLPKVDSSPATSAPRGMHVLPPSSDRK
- the LOC144107496 gene encoding uncharacterized protein LOC144107496 isoform X2 gives rise to the protein MSSRARPESMSRVARIPGATLHERFMAVLRSIRWRRRLEAIARAFSADEWLRDAEPSRMAILLVPILVSVFLRRLLHRGSTRHRGALSAGVYGGVFGFRMADARKLCDVGLTSTRGEGEKERPTEGYSENLPAGEVVKPSQRTTLRLRPPDGPPSHSSAAAQPFDPGDWKDSDDGALVPTVIERPELTVAKLWHPRGDSSEDEQQELPEIEDPARDDAHKGGSSGGACRCRKPPTLPSAALLLSSMLPKVDSSPATSAPRGMHVLPPSSDRK